The Streptomyces sp. Je 1-332 genome has a window encoding:
- the tpiA gene encoding triose-phosphate isomerase, with product MTTRTPLMAGNWKMNLNHLEAIAHVQKLAFALADKDYEAVEVAVLPPFTDLRSVQTLVDGDKLKIKYGAQDISAHDTGAYTGEISGPMLSKLKCTYVAVGHSERRQYHDESDEICNAKVKAAYKHGLTPILCIGEGLDIREAGQQIQYTLAQLDGGLKDLPAEQAESIVIAYEPVWAIGTGKVATPEDAQEVCGAIRGRLAELYSQELADKVRIQYGGSVKSGNVAAIMAQPDVDGALVGGAALDSDEFVKIVRFRDQ from the coding sequence ATGACTACGCGTACCCCGCTGATGGCGGGCAACTGGAAGATGAACCTCAACCACCTCGAGGCCATCGCGCACGTCCAGAAGCTCGCCTTCGCCCTCGCCGACAAGGACTACGAGGCCGTCGAGGTCGCCGTCCTGCCTCCCTTCACCGACCTGCGTTCGGTGCAGACCCTGGTCGACGGCGACAAGCTCAAGATCAAGTACGGCGCCCAGGACATCTCGGCGCACGACACCGGTGCCTACACCGGTGAGATCTCGGGCCCGATGCTCTCCAAGCTGAAGTGCACGTACGTGGCCGTCGGCCACTCCGAGCGCCGTCAGTACCACGACGAGAGCGACGAGATCTGCAACGCCAAGGTGAAGGCCGCCTACAAGCACGGCCTGACCCCGATCCTCTGCATCGGCGAGGGCCTCGACATCCGTGAGGCCGGCCAGCAGATCCAGTACACCCTCGCCCAGCTCGACGGCGGTCTGAAGGACCTCCCCGCCGAGCAGGCCGAGTCCATCGTCATCGCGTACGAGCCGGTGTGGGCGATCGGCACCGGCAAGGTCGCGACCCCCGAGGACGCCCAGGAGGTGTGCGGCGCGATCCGCGGCCGCCTCGCCGAGCTGTACTCGCAGGAGCTCGCCGACAAGGTGCGCATCCAGTACGGCGGCTCCGTGAAGTCCGGCAACGTCGCCGCGATCATGGCGCAGCCCGACGTCGACGGCGCCCTGGTGGGCGGCGCCGCGCTGGACTCGGACGAGTTCGTCAAGATCGTCCGCTTCCGCGACCAGTGA
- a CDS encoding RNA polymerase-binding protein RbpA: MASGNAIRGSRVGAGPMGEAERGESAPRLRISFWCSNGHETVPSFASDAQVPDTWDCPRCGFPAGQDRDNPPDPPRTEPYKTHLAYVRERRTDADGEAILAEALAKLRGEI; the protein is encoded by the coding sequence GTGGCAAGTGGCAACGCGATCCGAGGAAGTCGGGTCGGGGCGGGGCCGATGGGCGAGGCCGAGCGCGGTGAGTCCGCGCCGCGTCTGCGCATCTCCTTCTGGTGCTCCAACGGACACGAGACGGTGCCCAGCTTCGCCAGCGACGCGCAGGTCCCCGATACCTGGGACTGCCCTCGCTGCGGCTTCCCCGCAGGTCAGGACCGGGACAACCCGCCGGACCCACCCCGCACCGAGCCGTACAAGACGCACCTCGCGTATGTACGTGAGCGGCGCACCGACGCGGACGGCGAGGCGATTCTCGCGGAGGCGCTGGCAAAACTACGGGGCGAGATCTAG
- the secG gene encoding preprotein translocase subunit SecG, which produces MGFSIALIVFSGLMMLLVLMHKGKGGGLSDMFGGGMQSSVGGSSVAERNLDRITVVVGLLWFACIVVLGLLMKVNN; this is translated from the coding sequence ATGGGGTTCTCGATCGCCCTGATCGTCTTCAGTGGGCTGATGATGCTCCTTGTGCTGATGCACAAGGGCAAGGGCGGCGGCCTTTCCGACATGTTCGGTGGCGGCATGCAGTCGTCCGTCGGCGGCTCGTCGGTCGCCGAGCGCAACCTCGACCGCATCACTGTCGTGGTCGGTCTTCTCTGGTTCGCGTGCATTGTCGTGCTCGGTCTGTTGATGAAGGTGAACAACTGA
- a CDS encoding M14 family zinc carboxypeptidase, which yields MRRRERSKRSRAGFRSVVAAGALLVGGLVAVPHAQADSGAKAPAADDPAAVKVYEAQVTEKQIPVLVEAGQDAHELAGRTRERGTARVEVYLTEAQAKGVEREGVKLTEQKVSAGTQQKLKAAGDGVYRPYSGKGGLKEEIVKTGQAHPGLTKVVSIGKTLKGQDILALKLSKGAAKSKDGSKPSTLYMSNQHAREWITPEMTRRLMHHYLDNYGKDKRVTKLVNSTELWFVLSANPDGYDFTHAADGDRQWRKNLRDIDGDGKIAAGDGVDLNRNFAYKWGYDNEGSSPNPSSETYRGTGPMSEPETKAIDRFQKRIGFTYGINYHSAAELLLYGVGWQVATPTPDDVLYKALNGTPEKPAVPGYHPQVASELYTTNGEADGHAGNINGISMFTPEMSTCQTASAIDPDDPWKPEDCASIFTFPDDEKLIQQEFAKNVPFALAVAETALHPDQPVSVTGIEAPDFTPDAFKDSYARGGDQEVAVTARKSVRDKELNYRINGGRTHDENLKAWKGGETYGGEDNIHFDQYRAEVEDARAGDKVEVWFSGRTKKGRTESPHFTYTVTERAKANTLVVAEEGAPATQAQKYVDALKANGRSAVVWDVAKQGAPHPLGVLSHFSAVVHHTGDPVPSAATQLALRAYLNEGGKLIESGERTGGNVDLGDALTDDFAQYYLGAYERLSAPGATSFTGSGALNGVKTPLAAAEANPLDKAGRYTVTSDNLPVDEFPQFKSAAAGSYPGLANPYAPFEGQGMASASHADQDWKRLTRTIDLTGVTAADQPQLRFALNWNLETGYDHGVLEAHTTGADDWTTLPDSNGNSSQAVPAECGAGFFINGHPFLRHYLTQSADGCAASGTSGAWNSFTGSSGGWKPVSFDLSAYAGKTIEVSLSSVTDPSSGGRGLFADNAQLVIRGNATQTEGFEASLGTWSVAPAPPGSPGITGDWARTGELYKPHAAVTARDSVLLGFGFEHVPGNAERAALMGASLAHLRR from the coding sequence ATGAGACGAAGAGAGAGATCCAAGAGATCCAGAGCCGGTTTCAGATCCGTCGTCGCCGCGGGCGCGCTGCTCGTCGGCGGTCTCGTCGCCGTGCCGCACGCCCAGGCCGACAGCGGGGCGAAGGCCCCGGCCGCCGACGACCCGGCGGCCGTGAAGGTCTACGAGGCCCAGGTCACCGAGAAGCAGATCCCGGTCCTCGTCGAGGCGGGCCAGGACGCGCACGAGCTGGCGGGCCGGACCCGCGAGCGCGGCACCGCCCGCGTCGAGGTCTACCTGACCGAGGCGCAGGCCAAGGGCGTCGAGCGGGAGGGAGTGAAGCTCACCGAGCAGAAGGTCTCCGCCGGTACGCAGCAGAAGCTCAAGGCCGCGGGGGACGGCGTGTACCGCCCGTACAGCGGCAAGGGCGGCCTCAAGGAGGAGATCGTCAAGACCGGGCAGGCCCACCCCGGCCTGACCAAGGTCGTCTCCATCGGCAAGACCCTCAAGGGCCAGGACATCCTCGCCCTGAAGCTCTCCAAGGGTGCGGCGAAGTCCAAGGACGGCTCCAAGCCCTCCACGCTCTACATGTCCAACCAGCACGCGCGCGAGTGGATCACCCCCGAGATGACCCGCCGCCTGATGCACCACTACCTCGACAACTACGGCAAGGACAAACGCGTCACCAAGCTCGTGAACTCCACCGAGCTGTGGTTCGTGCTCTCCGCCAACCCCGACGGCTACGACTTCACGCACGCCGCCGACGGCGACCGCCAGTGGCGCAAGAACCTCCGCGACATCGACGGCGACGGCAAGATCGCGGCAGGCGACGGCGTCGACCTCAACCGAAACTTCGCCTACAAGTGGGGCTATGACAACGAGGGTTCGTCCCCGAACCCGTCGTCCGAGACCTACCGCGGCACGGGCCCGATGTCCGAGCCCGAGACCAAGGCGATCGACCGCTTCCAAAAGCGCATCGGCTTCACGTACGGGATCAACTACCACTCCGCGGCCGAACTGCTCCTCTACGGAGTGGGCTGGCAGGTCGCCACGCCGACCCCGGACGACGTCCTCTACAAGGCGCTGAACGGCACCCCGGAGAAGCCCGCGGTCCCCGGCTACCACCCGCAGGTCGCATCGGAGCTCTACACCACCAACGGCGAGGCGGACGGCCACGCGGGCAACATCAACGGCATCTCGATGTTCACGCCGGAGATGTCCACCTGCCAGACGGCCTCCGCCATCGACCCGGACGACCCCTGGAAGCCCGAGGACTGCGCCTCCATCTTCACCTTCCCGGACGACGAGAAGCTGATCCAGCAGGAGTTCGCCAAGAACGTCCCGTTCGCGCTCGCCGTGGCCGAGACCGCACTCCACCCGGACCAGCCCGTCTCCGTCACCGGCATCGAGGCCCCGGATTTCACGCCGGACGCCTTCAAGGACTCGTACGCCCGTGGAGGGGACCAGGAAGTCGCCGTCACCGCCCGCAAGTCGGTGCGCGACAAGGAGCTCAACTACCGGATCAACGGCGGCCGTACGCACGACGAGAACCTCAAGGCCTGGAAGGGCGGCGAGACGTACGGCGGTGAGGACAACATCCACTTCGACCAGTACCGCGCCGAGGTCGAGGACGCGCGCGCGGGCGACAAGGTCGAGGTGTGGTTCAGCGGCCGCACCAAGAAGGGGCGCACGGAGAGCCCGCACTTCACGTACACCGTCACCGAGCGGGCCAAGGCCAACACCCTCGTCGTCGCCGAGGAAGGCGCTCCCGCGACGCAGGCCCAGAAGTACGTCGACGCCCTTAAGGCCAACGGCCGTTCCGCTGTGGTCTGGGACGTCGCCAAGCAGGGCGCCCCGCACCCGCTCGGCGTCCTGTCGCACTTCTCCGCGGTCGTGCACCACACCGGCGACCCGGTGCCGTCGGCGGCCACCCAACTCGCCCTGCGCGCCTACCTCAACGAGGGCGGCAAGCTGATCGAGTCCGGTGAACGCACGGGCGGCAACGTGGACCTCGGGGACGCGCTGACCGACGACTTCGCGCAGTACTACCTCGGCGCCTACGAACGTCTCTCCGCACCCGGCGCCACCAGCTTCACCGGCAGCGGCGCGCTGAACGGCGTAAAGACGCCGCTCGCCGCGGCCGAAGCCAACCCCCTGGACAAGGCGGGCCGTTACACCGTCACGTCCGACAACCTGCCCGTCGACGAGTTCCCGCAGTTCAAGAGCGCGGCGGCAGGCAGCTACCCCGGCCTCGCCAATCCGTACGCACCCTTCGAGGGCCAGGGCATGGCCTCGGCGTCCCACGCCGACCAGGACTGGAAGCGGCTGACCCGCACCATCGACCTGACCGGGGTCACGGCCGCGGACCAGCCGCAGCTGCGGTTCGCGCTCAACTGGAACCTGGAGACCGGCTACGACCACGGCGTGCTGGAGGCGCACACCACCGGCGCCGACGACTGGACGACGCTGCCGGACTCGAACGGCAACTCGTCCCAGGCGGTGCCCGCCGAGTGCGGAGCCGGGTTCTTCATCAACGGCCACCCGTTCCTGCGGCACTACCTGACGCAGTCGGCGGACGGCTGTGCGGCGTCCGGCACCAGCGGGGCCTGGAACAGCTTCACCGGGTCTTCCGGCGGCTGGAAGCCTGTCTCCTTCGACCTGAGCGCCTACGCGGGCAAGACGATCGAGGTCTCCCTCAGCTCCGTCACCGACCCCTCCAGCGGGGGCCGCGGACTGTTTGCCGACAACGCCCAGCTCGTGATACGGGGCAACGCCACGCAGACCGAGGGATTCGAGGCCTCACTGGGCACCTGGAGCGTCGCTCCGGCGCCCCCCGGAAGCCCCGGCATCACGGGTGACTGGGCCCGTACGGGAGAGCTCTACAAGCCCCATGCGGCCGTCACAGCGCGTGACAGCGTGCTGCTCGGCTTCGGGTTCGAGCATGTACCCGGAAACGCCGAACGGGCCGCTCTTATGGGCGCATCCCTTGCACATCTGCGCCGCTGA
- a CDS encoding phosphoglycerate kinase, protein MKTIDELLAEGVEGKRVFVRADLNVPLADGTITDDGRIRAVLPTVTKLAEAGAKVIVASHLGRPKGAPDPAFSLLPAAERLGELLGKPVAFAQDTVGPAAHDAVDGLESGQVAVIENLRFNAGETSKDDTERGEFADKLAALADVYVGDGFGAVHRKHASVYDLPARLPHFAGYLIATEVGVLKKLTEDVKRPYVVALGGAKVSDKLAVIDQLLGKADRLLIGGGMAYTFLKAQGHEVGISLLQEDQVPTVKEYIKRAQDSGVELVLPVDVLVSTDFPDLKTKAPANPTTVAADAIPADQEGLDIGPETRKLYASKLADAATVFWNGPMGVFEHPDYAEGTKAVAQALLDSPAFTVVGGGDSAAAVRTLGFDENAFGHISTGGGASLEYLEGKTLPGLAALEN, encoded by the coding sequence ATGAAGACGATCGACGAACTTCTCGCCGAAGGGGTCGAAGGCAAGCGGGTCTTTGTCCGCGCCGACCTCAATGTGCCGCTCGCCGACGGCACCATCACCGACGACGGCCGCATCCGCGCCGTCCTGCCGACCGTCACCAAGCTCGCCGAAGCCGGCGCCAAGGTGATCGTCGCCTCGCACCTCGGCCGCCCCAAGGGTGCGCCGGACCCGGCGTTCTCGCTGCTTCCCGCCGCCGAGCGCCTCGGTGAACTCCTCGGCAAGCCCGTGGCGTTCGCCCAGGACACCGTCGGCCCCGCCGCGCACGACGCGGTCGACGGCCTCGAGTCCGGCCAGGTCGCCGTGATCGAGAACCTCCGCTTCAACGCGGGCGAGACGTCCAAGGACGACACCGAGCGCGGTGAGTTCGCCGACAAGCTCGCCGCCCTCGCGGATGTCTACGTAGGCGACGGATTCGGCGCCGTGCACCGCAAGCACGCCTCCGTGTACGACCTTCCCGCGCGCCTGCCGCACTTCGCGGGCTACCTCATCGCCACCGAGGTCGGCGTCCTGAAGAAGCTCACCGAGGACGTCAAGCGTCCGTACGTGGTCGCGCTCGGCGGCGCCAAGGTCTCCGACAAGCTGGCCGTCATCGACCAGCTGCTCGGCAAGGCCGACCGTCTCCTGATCGGCGGCGGCATGGCCTACACCTTCCTGAAGGCGCAGGGCCACGAGGTCGGCATCTCCCTCCTCCAGGAGGACCAGGTCCCGACCGTCAAGGAGTACATCAAGCGCGCGCAGGACAGTGGCGTCGAGCTGGTCCTGCCCGTCGACGTGCTGGTCTCCACCGACTTCCCCGACCTGAAGACCAAGGCTCCGGCCAACCCCACCACGGTCGCCGCGGACGCCATCCCGGCCGACCAGGAGGGTCTGGACATCGGACCCGAGACCCGTAAGCTCTACGCCTCGAAGCTCGCCGACGCGGCCACCGTCTTCTGGAACGGCCCGATGGGCGTCTTCGAGCACCCGGACTACGCCGAGGGCACCAAGGCGGTCGCCCAGGCCCTCCTCGACTCCCCGGCCTTCACGGTCGTCGGCGGTGGCGACTCCGCCGCGGCCGTCCGCACGCTGGGCTTCGACGAGAACGCATTCGGCCACATTTCCACCGGCGGCGGCGCCTCCCTCGAATACCTCGAGGGTAAGACGCTCCCCGGCCTCGCCGCACTGGAGAACTGA
- the gap gene encoding type I glyceraldehyde-3-phosphate dehydrogenase, whose amino-acid sequence MTIRVGINGFGRIGRNYFRALLEQGADIEIVAVNDLGDTATTAHLLKYDTILGRLKAEVSHTEDTITVDNHTIKVLSERNPADIPWGQLGVDIVIESTGIFTKKADAEKHIAGGAKKVLISAPAKDEDITIVMGVNQDKYDAANHHVISNASCTTNCVAPMAKVLDENFGIVKGLMTTVHAYTNDQRILDFPHSDLRRARAAAENIIPTTTGAAKATALVLPQLKGKLDGIAMRVPVPTGSATDLVVDLQREVTKDEVNAAFKKAADDGALKGILFYTEDPIVSSDIVSDPASCTFDSSLTMVQEGKTVKILGWYDNEWGYSNRLVDLTVFVGGQL is encoded by the coding sequence GTGACGATCCGCGTAGGCATCAACGGCTTCGGCCGCATCGGGCGCAACTACTTCCGGGCGCTGCTTGAGCAGGGTGCGGACATCGAGATCGTGGCTGTCAACGACCTGGGTGACACCGCGACTACGGCGCACCTCCTGAAGTACGACACCATCCTGGGCCGTCTCAAGGCCGAGGTGTCGCACACCGAGGACACCATCACGGTCGACAACCACACCATCAAGGTGCTGTCCGAGCGCAACCCCGCGGACATTCCGTGGGGCCAGCTGGGCGTCGACATCGTGATCGAGTCGACCGGCATCTTCACCAAGAAGGCCGACGCCGAGAAGCACATCGCCGGTGGCGCGAAGAAGGTCCTCATCTCGGCTCCGGCCAAGGACGAGGACATCACCATCGTGATGGGCGTCAACCAGGACAAGTACGACGCGGCCAACCACCACGTCATCTCGAACGCGTCCTGCACCACCAACTGTGTGGCGCCGATGGCGAAGGTTCTCGACGAGAACTTCGGCATCGTCAAGGGCCTGATGACGACGGTCCACGCGTACACCAACGACCAGCGCATCCTGGACTTCCCGCACTCGGACCTGCGTCGCGCCCGCGCCGCCGCCGAGAACATCATTCCGACCACGACCGGCGCCGCCAAGGCCACCGCTCTGGTCCTTCCGCAGCTCAAGGGCAAGCTCGACGGCATCGCGATGCGCGTCCCGGTCCCGACCGGCTCGGCCACCGACCTCGTCGTCGACCTCCAGCGCGAGGTCACCAAGGACGAGGTCAACGCCGCGTTCAAGAAGGCCGCCGACGACGGCGCCCTCAAGGGCATCCTGTTCTACACCGAGGACCCGATCGTCTCGTCGGACATCGTGAGCGACCCGGCCTCCTGCACCTTCGACTCCTCCCTGACCATGGTCCAGGAGGGCAAGACGGTGAAGATCCTCGGCTGGTACGACAACGAGTGGGGCTACTCCAACCGCCTCGTCGACCTCACGGTCTTCGTCGGCGGCCAGCTCTGA
- the whiA gene encoding DNA-binding protein WhiA: MAMTAAVKDEISRLPVTRTCCRKAEVSAILRFAGGLHLVSGRIVIEAELDTAMAARRLKRDILEIFGHSSELIVMAPGGLRRGSRYVVRVVAGGDQLARQTGLVDGRGRPIRGLPPQVVSGATCDAEAAWRGAFLAHGSLTEPGRSSSLEVTCPGPEAALALVGAARRLQIAAKAREVRGVDRVVVRDGDAIGALLTRLGAHESVLAWEERRMRREVRATANRLANFDDANLRRSARAAVAAGARVQRALEILGEEVPEHLAAAGRLRMEHKQASLEELGALADPALTKDAVAGRIRRLLAMADKRAQDMGIPGTESNLSEELADNMAV; this comes from the coding sequence ATGGCGATGACGGCAGCGGTGAAGGACGAGATCTCCCGGCTTCCCGTCACCCGGACCTGCTGCAGGAAAGCAGAGGTCTCGGCCATCCTGCGGTTCGCGGGCGGCCTTCACCTGGTGAGCGGCCGCATCGTGATCGAGGCGGAGCTGGACACGGCGATGGCCGCGCGACGGCTGAAGCGGGACATTCTTGAGATCTTCGGGCACAGCTCGGAGCTGATCGTGATGGCGCCCGGCGGGCTGCGGCGCGGCTCGCGTTACGTCGTACGGGTGGTCGCGGGCGGTGATCAGCTGGCCCGGCAGACGGGTCTGGTGGACGGCCGGGGACGCCCCATCAGAGGGCTGCCGCCACAGGTGGTCTCGGGGGCCACCTGTGACGCCGAGGCCGCGTGGCGCGGGGCGTTCCTCGCGCACGGCTCGCTGACCGAGCCGGGGCGCTCCTCGTCCCTGGAGGTCACCTGCCCGGGCCCGGAGGCCGCCCTCGCCCTGGTCGGCGCCGCGCGCAGGCTGCAGATCGCGGCCAAGGCCCGTGAGGTGCGCGGCGTGGACCGCGTGGTCGTCCGGGACGGCGACGCGATCGGCGCCCTGCTGACCCGGCTCGGCGCCCACGAGTCGGTGCTCGCCTGGGAGGAGCGGCGGATGCGCCGCGAGGTGCGCGCCACCGCCAACCGCCTCGCCAACTTCGACGACGCCAACCTGCGCCGCTCGGCCCGCGCGGCCGTCGCCGCGGGCGCCCGTGTGCAGCGCGCCCTGGAGATCCTCGGCGAAGAGGTCCCCGAGCACCTCGCGGCGGCCGGACGGCTGCGCATGGAGCACAAGCAGGCCTCCCTGGAGGAGCTGGGCGCGCTCGCCGACCCGGCGCTGACGAAGGACGCGGTCGCGGGCCGCATCCGCCGGCTGCTCGCCATGGCGGACAAGCGGGCGCAGGACATGGGGATTCCGGGCACGGAGTCCAATCTGAGCGAGGAGCTCGCCGACAACATGGCGGTCTGA